Below is a window of Pocillopora verrucosa isolate sample1 chromosome 6, ASM3666991v2, whole genome shotgun sequence DNA.
AGATGTAAAAATAGTTCACTTCATAGGGCCTCTTAAACCCTGGCATTACACATATAACTCTGAGACCGGCAATGTGTACACGCCATCTAGAGGTCAGGGTTATGTTCCACACGAGCGAACTTTCCTGCAGCTATGGTGGGACATTTATGTCACTTTTGTGCAGCCTGAAATGAGAGTAAGTGAAATTGTCTGTTGTCAAATTGGAATTAATCTGGTGCTTGTCAGGATAATGTGCATCAGAGTTGATGTTTGCCGGGTTAGTTTGAAAGAGATTGCAGTTTCATTGGTGTTGTTAATGGTTGTGTGTGTTGTTCCCAGTAAGTGGTCTCAATGTTCAGCATCTATAGATATAATTTTTGAATCGGTGGTTAATAACAACAAATATGATTGTGATTGATTTAATTACACATTAAATCACATGTAAGAACtagttaacccttgaactcccaagatctgattgtcaattctccccactagctgctacacatttccttgttaattgatTACGAGAATTAGGTGTTCAATCAGGGTAATgaattgtacctgatgagtttgagtattcttattacctgtttgctgtataatgtatgAATactttagggagaagttacatgtcaatcacttctgggggttgAGGGGTTAAGACTAGCTATACTCAAGTAAATGgtaattgaaattgttacataTTAAAGTAGCACTATTATAATGGTAAATTGGCTTAAACTGTAAATAATTTGATGCACGCACATCACTTTTTAGTGTTTTAAGTCTTTTTAGgtgtttgaaaaaaacattgttaaaaGTAGTCAGTAGAAAGTATCACCTGTAATGATGATAAAGCACTTCCAAGATTTACATTTGCTATTAATGAAATCTAGTTTATTTGTGTTCATATATTTGTTATCCAGTGtgtcttgtcagaaaaaaatgaaaaagtggGAAGACACATTTACCAAGAAGAATAGTTCTTGTTTATTAGTCATGTCAGTGTggggttttttgttttttgttttttttttggggggggggagggggaaccTTGCTTTGCTGAGAtgatcttttttcattcatacaTGTATCATGCATTGTTCGCTGTGGCCTATCCAATGAATTTATCATTCTCAGGACCATTTTTACTTGTCTTGCTTAGCAATGCCATGGTGGCGGAGGTGGAGACTCTTCACGCAGTGATCATTTCCAGCCTGCACCGCACTATCCCCCTCAGCACCATTTTGAACACACTCCACCCCCTCATCAATTTGAACATGAACCTTTCATACCCCCACCCCAACAGTATTATGAAACACCACATCACCCTAACCCACCCCCTCAACATCATGAATCTCCACACCACCCCCAACAGGAAAACCatccacccccaccccctcctcaCAGCTGGCCAACAGAGACGCCTCAAGGCTTTCAAGATGTTCCAGCAATTAAACATGTAGGCATTATTTGTGCAAGTGTGTGCTTGTGTGTGTTTACTTTGGTATAAATTGTACCATGTGCAATTTATGCTACATGCATGTGTGTGTGCTGCATTGAAACATGTTTATTTGCATTACATTTCTTGTACTCTACTTTGAGTTGAAATTTCTACTTTGTGCTTTGTGCATGCTGCCTCATCCCACTTATGATAAATCAGTCTAATCTCTTTATTTATACAGGTTTTAATACAAACTTAATGTATCAGTAAGCATCCAAATTTGAGGGactatttttgtaaatatttttaaattactgAGCTAATTACGTATGTACATGCAAAGGCTTAATTTATACTGTTGTAAATATCAAAGTGCACTGAAACATCAAGCTTCTTTGTATTTCCCTATGGTGCCGCTGACAGCTTTCATCATATGTGTAATTTATGGTTTAATGTTAATAGAAACATCTATAATAAATTTGCAAACATTGATAGTATTGGTAATAGTTGCATAAAAGTATTGCTTTGGATACTAACTTTTACAGTACTGCTGTTAATTGGCACAGTGTTAGATACGAATAGAGATATCTTTCCTTTTACAGCTGGGATAATTGTAGAATTAAGaaatcaaaaacatgaaaattgatCCAAGATGAGAAGTCCATTACAGTTACAACATAAAAGGGGACAAAATTGCACTGCTTCactaaaatgttcaaatttctTGTCAAATATCTTGCTGTTTGTGTAGTCACTGACTTCTAATTTGTTACATTTCTTTCCTGCAAGTCTTAAATTCAgccatttaatgtttttaagaCTGTCTTGATCTCTTTTCAATCCATTTCCAGGAGGTGGAAGGGCTAGCCAATGGATTGTCAGATATTTACATCTCAGATCATGTTGTCTTGGATTCAAACCCAgaggttcaagaaatttcacATCAACAGGCATGGGAAAGAGGCGAAATTGATTACAGAGGTCGCGACAAGTTTGAAAATATCCAGAAGAAGATTCAAGAATCTATAAATGTGTTGAGAGATCCCACTGAGGCACCCATGGTTTTGTTTTAAGAGGCAAAAGAGGGCACTGTCCTCAAGATTTCATGttagaattttccttttatgagAGAACCTTAGAGATGGAGGCAGTTGTGGCCAAGAATGAAGGGTCAGTGTGTGGTGTTAAATGATCACCAGTTATGTTGTAAAGattgaaaccaaaaaaaagatgATCCCATTGATTGGGCAAACCTTTCTCTTGTATTGAATACAGTTGAGTAATATATTTGAAAGGAATTGTTTGTTTTACCTGGTATATAAACCCaaaattttacagtaacttGTGGCAAATGCACAGGGAGTGaaaccaaaaacaaaagcaTAAAAGTGATGATCCCATCCATCGTGCAATCCTTTCTCTTGTGTTGAATACAACAGAATAATATATTTGAAAGGTATTGTTAGTTATACCCTGCTCATAAACCCAAAGGTTACTATAATTTTTGACAAAtgcactgaaaattaaaattaataaaattgaaaacaaattcatgtTACAGGATCAATGTTGATATCTGAGCAGCTgtgtacctacccctcccctatcccaacaacagtcaattgataacaaattagggttaatgttggattaggggaggggtaggtgtacAGTTGTTTGGATACTGACAGTGATATATAGTAGTCTGTATTTAACTAAgtatttttggttttgtgtcTTGTTTGTGAAATCTAAATTCACCCCACTCTGGGTTCGAGTATTCTCGAAAAAATCATGTTTATGTCAAGAATAGATATCAAAAGATGTACTgcatgtattttctttttcagtgaaATAATTAGGGATgtacatttttcttctttacataAGAgctctatttattcatttagtGCAATTATTGAAAATGAGCTTAGGAATTttgtgaaatgttttattttattgtggTAATAATCTTGTGATAATCAGTATTTAGATTGTTTCTAGAGTGCTGTGAGATACGACAGTGCATGCAAACATGCAAACAATTGTGTCACTTTAATAAATAGGAGCTTAGTCAGATGTAAGAACCCTAGAAAACTCCCATATTCAAGACCACCATTTTGGTGTACTTAATTTCTGGTGGAACCTGTATTTGGTTGTTAAGATCAACTTTCAATACTATACCCTGCAATCTTCTCTCaagattttcaatttcatttcgtTTGTATTGCATTGcttctttcaaaaataattacaacTATTGCACAAACACGAGCATTCTAAAATAGTAGGATTACATCATATCAAATCAAATTTGGTGCTcaggaataaaataataaacatgatGGTTTGAAACCATGTGAAGTTTTCATGATCCTGTAACTGGGGTATACAGAGTAGAGTTGTTTATCCAAGTTGGTTGTGGTTTGGCACTGATAAGAACTATTAGTGCTAGACCTCCAGCAAACCCCTTGTGACTGATCTCCAGTCTTCCCCCTGGCAAATAAATGTGCACCCTGCAGCCAATATGACCCAACCAAAACATTTATTAAACAATAATGTGTCTAACAACTGCATTTTTGTCTCCCACCAGGGAGAAACATGAAATCTTTGTATCTTGTCACTGCTTCATGAGAATATGAACACATGCATTTCGTTCCATTCTCACCTGTTCTGATAACACATGAAGTCAACAAACTGAGCAAGTTGAGCTTACACAATTAAAACTGCTTCTTTATGttgaacaataaaatatattgtGGCCGAAACATTTTAAGACAGTGCTTGCCTCTGCCCCAGCCCTCACCTAGTACAAGGGTGGAGAACTGTGGCCTGATAAGGGTACCTCTACCAAAAACTCTACAAAGCATCTGCCTTAAGGTGTAccctgttttttcttttccatctaCATGGGTGAACTACAGATTAATTAACTTTTCCCATCCTCATGGCCTCTTGAAATAAACCCCCTTTTCAGCCTGggaattctttttattgtaaCTGGTTTTCTTTGATGCTTCAAGAACagtaaaaataccaaaatgatCACTTGGAAGGACACCAGATTTTGTCATTCTATCATCCACAACTGTTACCTCTTTCACTTTAAAGCCTGAAAGTTTGCAAAAGACACGATCCAAGCGATCCTTCAAAGTtgattctctctctctcacaaTGAACGGATTTCTCCTCTCGTCCCAAGTGTAACCATTACTGTCTGTATGTCCAGGAATTGCAAGCCACGCGTCAATCCACTGCACAGGAAGAACGACATCACCATCAAATTGACGTTCCAGATTCATATCACCCATCACACAAACATTTTCAAGCGTAGAAAGCATTTTCACGGTCTCCTTTAGATGTTTTTCTCGCAATTTGGAAAATCTGCCAGAATGCTCCAAATGAGTTGTTGCAATCACAAACTTCCGTGTCTTTGGTGCCAAATTGAACTTGATTTCTGCGGTCAAAAGTTCACGCTGATATGGAGAATCTTCAAACGGGTAGGTCTGCCATTTTTCGATCGGAAATCTGCTTAAAATAACTACAAAATACCCAGGGTGTCTTTCAGCATCAGGCGGTGTTAAGTGATATCGAGAAAACCATGGCTGTTTTCGGAGTAATCCTAAGTTTACGCGAGTAACTTCttgaaaagttaaaatatcaGGTTTGAGATCTTGCACGATTTTCCCCAGTGCTTCCATCCTTTCGGCCATTTTGTCCGGAGAAAACCAAATATTAAATGTAAGCATCTTGATTCTGATGGATCCAGCAGGTTTGTGAACAAAATCTGCACTATATTTCCTCCCGAATTTAGGAACACCGAAAAAAGAACGAAgcacaaaaacagcaataatCAGTACTGCGAGTATCAGCAATGGTCCACGAGGGATGTAATTCGCCGACATCTTTAGTAGTTCGACCCTTTTTGAGGAGAAAGACTTAGATAAAATGGTTAGGCTAGCTGCTGCAGTCGTGGCAAAAACCCCCAGgcattcttgtttgttttctcagtCCACTAACCTCTGTTCGACACGGGGACCTGGTAACTGTTCACAGCCTTGTCATTGCGTGACGTAACTTCAGGTTGTTTAAGCTTGTCACGCAAAACGATTCTTCCAATTCTAATTAAAGCCAATTAACAAAAAGATTAAACGACAATTGCTTTAATGATTTGACATTTCTACTGATTGATTTGACATGTACAAATGGTGAAGGAGGGAAATCAATATTTATGTCTCGTTATGATAATAcgaaaaaaatacgatattgaatatttatttcaaaattcttcaACTCCAGGGAGATTTTTAAGCTTTGACAGGcagaaaaagaagcaaataaaaaatatactcctaacaacaaaaaacaaccaCAACCAAAACAGCAATGAAAACTCAAGAGTGGATTTATCTCATTGACaatgttcattttaaaacactGGTAAATTTATGTGAATTTCAAACTCCAAGACGGGCTGGTaacattattaattttttatgtacATTAAGTGTATTTAAATTGGACTAACTTAATATGCTATCAATTTTTCATGTCTATAATAAACGCAACCAACATTGACAATTAAGTTCTATGAAATAGATAGTTACATTTTAAtattattgatttatttcatcCCAGGAAGTCAGACTACAGGTGCGGAAATGTTTTCTAGCTTTCACAATACGAGATAGATGTTCTGACAAAAACATACATGTTTGTTTTCTCAAAAACATGCAATATTTTCATGGTAATCCGACAGTTATTACAACATCAGCAATCAACACTAACTCTTCACTGGCTAGCAAGAATTACACAATTGACAGTTCGAAATGTACAAGTGACAGTTGAATGGTATTACTTACAAACAAAGCCAGCGATTTGACTCGCTTGCTctattaaaatgataattttttcactcttttcatAATGCCCCCTCTATGTACACATATCCTTTTTCAAATTCTACCCTGCTGGCAAGCTTTTTCTATCCAGCCTGTTAAAACACTCTTTACACAAATAAATTATCGGCAcctaaagaaaatttaaaatagtaCTGTCAAGTTCATTATTAATCACTGCAAAATTTGCATGATTCATTACCGGTACACCATTTGaaagcaaaaattattttccatgatTGTTATTTATTGTCAGTTGTCGATATTTATTCCAAAAGCGCCGATAATCCTGAAAAACGAACTCTGTTTAGATCCAAAAATTATAATCTTTGCGCTAAAGAATATCAGCTCTCTTGCACGTTAATCTTTTTTAACACTCAGGAACACAAACATGAAACGTGTCGCAGTTGTATCTTAATTCTTGAGTGTAAAAGGCGAGGCAATTTTTCTGCGGTTTTAATTACACTGTCACACCTTCGTCGTGATCTTCTTGCAAGGCTTGTGTTTCCTCAGCTTGAATCGCCGGTGTCTCTTCGCTCTCCATCCACGTTTTTTTAGATTCCTTGTCTCGCTTGCACCAGCGTACCGTCAATAAAATCGATGCAACCAGGAACACAACAACCGCAAAACCGACAGTCGCAAACCCGACAATTTTCACAATATTATTcccatctttttgttttgatgtggAGCTTTCGGTGGTTTCTCTAGTCGTAGTGGGTGTGGCGAAAGGTTCCCCAAAGAGCTGTTTCACCCTGGCCATGGAGCCATTATTCGGTGCAGGTTTAATTCCGAGAATTTCACAGATCATGGGGTAAATATCCAGGAGCTTAAAAGAGTCTGAACTGAAGTTCTTTTTGAACGCCGGTCCGCGAGCGATCAAAAATGGGTACATGTCCTCGTGTTCAGTAGAGTAACCTTGTCCTCCTTTTATCATACCTTCCGTCAAGTTCGTCGACATTTTAGAGCTACGAGCGTACCAACCTTTCTTCATCAATACCAGAACAGAGCCAATTCTTCGATTCTTTTTGAAATGCAGTTTTTCCGGAACATGTTCCTTCCTGTACACTTTGAAACGGTCCAGGTTTCTTTCCCCTTCCTTTAACTTATCGTACACATATCTTTCTTGCCCTGAGTGAGGTTCCAGGGTTAAAAACGCTCCATTTCCCGCCCAAAGTTCGTAACTACTTGCGTTTACAATGTCATCGAAGTTGACAAAATAACTCGTGTTGTATTTTGCCAAACCATGATCGGAAGTAAATATAACGTTAACTTTATCGAGTAAGTTAGCCTTTCGCAGCTTTTCCACGAGATAGCCAACTACAGCAGTGTCGGTTTTCTCAATGGCATTCGCTGTTTTAGGTGAATCAGGCCCGTATGTGTGACCGGTTCTGCCAGGTTCCGCGAAATACATCGCTATAAAGTTTGGAGGCGCCTTCATGGTTAGCCATTTCATAACAAGGTCAATTCTCTCCTTTTCTGACATGAGATTGTCCTTAGAAACGAACGGTTTGGAATATTTCGCATCATCGCTGCTGAAACTGGGCAAATAGCCTCCAATGTTCACATCGTATCCCGGCCAGTAACTCAAGGCGCTTTTAAAACCTTGTTTCTGATTTGACACCCAGATTGGCTCCGCTCCATCCCACCATCTTGTTTCGTTATTACTGCGGAGAAACGTTGCGTTAAAATCCGGATCAAACATCTCGTTCGCAATAATCCCGTGGCTCTCAGGGTACAGACCTGTTACAATTGTGTACAAATTCGGCATGGCAACCGTCGGGAAAACGTTTTCAACGTACTTCGCCTTCACTCCGCCGCCAGCTATAAAGTCAAGATTTGGTGTGGATGCTTTCGACATGAAATCCCAGCGAAAACCGTCTAATGCAATCAAAATAACAGTTGAATTGCTTGCTGCTGTGCTCGACACGAAGCAAATATGCCAAGTGAGGTACACAAACAGCAACCTTTCAGCGAGCATTTTGCAGTCGCAGGACGGTTCACAGGTCTGTCAAAACCTAACCCACGCGTATAACACTTACTCATTAATTCACTTTGCAGAAAACAGCGACGcgcaacaaaaaaaatttgcatatttcagTTGACTATTTCGTTGTGGTCAAAGAATTTGTTAAAGCAGCATGAGAGATGAACAGCTGGGTATGCAAATCATATATCACCTTCatgaaatcaaatcaaatccATCCCAGAACCCCAGCTGAGTTAATAACTCGACAGATCCTGCAGTTAAAATCGATAAATTCCTTATTTCCTTTCGTATAGTTCATGTTTTTGCTAAATACACTTCCTTCTTCGATAGAGCGAGACATCGCGAAAAAGCGAATTAAATTTTACAAGGTTACGCCACTTGCGTCTGCGCATAGACGTTATGTAATTTTTCAGTTAGACACTCCAGGCATCAATTCCCATACCACTGTTGCTGCAGACTTAAGCACGTATTTTTAGCTTCGCGAGACAAAGGTTGTTTTCTAAAGTCAATCGAATGCAAATTGGTTGTAATTTTATTGCAATCACCTTCCCTGATAGCGCAGACATATATTCCATTAAGGTTCTAGTACATAATTTTCAATGACAAGGCTATCTatgaagtaaaatgaaaaatcaatatTGCGTGTATACGTGTAGTTTTAGCCAGCTCTCGTACGTACCAAGCCTATATTTTCGCATACTCAAAAAGGGTCTGGGTAAACACACATTTTTACATCAATTTGCATAGTTTACTTCAAAGCCGATTATAAGCACTGAGTTAATTAGCACATGACTTAAACTTTGCAAGGGGTACTAAATCGATCAATGGGCACGGGCACCCTAGCTTAGGTTTGACGGGAGGGGGGCCTGGGGTTGAATTGGTATCATTCGTAAGCGGTTACCAAAAAATGTCTCAGAGAAAATCGGGCAAAAACCCCACCGAAAGATAGGGCAGAGAAAAAAACCTcgcgaaaaaaatctcaaaatgcGGCTCCAACTGGAAAAACACTGCTCATCATACTTGTCATAATCTTACTCGTCATTTGCGCACGAAACCTAAATTTGAAGATGTTTGTTTGTCACGTGTCACGCCAGTTGACAAATGTCTCGTGGAAAAGATGACAAAACAGTGTCACAATTACTCTTCACTTTATTAGCTTATGAAATGATCGTGcaaagtgaaaaacaaataaaatgattgTTGGAATACGGTGCCTGTATGTCGTCCTCTTGCTAACTTGAATTTGAATtactgcaaaaaaaatgaaaagaaggaaatctCATT
It encodes the following:
- the LOC131769189 gene encoding glycogenin-1 isoform X1, translated to MPGEVVADEAFVSLVTNNSYANGALVLGYSLRRVNTTRKLVLLVAKEVLEPTRQHLARVWDHLEIVDVLDSGDAVNLALLSRPELGITFTKIHCWNLTQYRKCVFLDADTLVVQNCDELFERDELSAVPDIGWPDCFNSGVFVFEPSRATYEAILEYAVQNGSFDGGDQGLLNSFFSNWRTAHISRHLSFIYNMNSNASYTYAPAFQQFGRDVKIVHFIGPLKPWHYTYNSETGNVYTPSRGQGYVPHERTFLQLWWDIYVTFVQPEMRQCHGGGGGDSSRSDHFQPAPHYPPQHHFEHTPPPHQFEHEPFIPPPQQYYETPHHPNPPPQHHESPHHPQQENHPPPPPPHSWPTETPQGFQDVPAIKHEVEGLANGLSDIYISDHVVLDSNPEVQEISHQQAWERGEIDYRGRDKFENIQKKIQESINVLRDPTEAPMVLF
- the LOC131769203 gene encoding 5'-tyrosyl-DNA phosphodiesterase-like, producing the protein MSANYIPRGPLLILAVLIIAVFVLRSFFGVPKFGRKYSADFVHKPAGSIRIKMLTFNIWFSPDKMAERMEALGKIVQDLKPDILTFQEVTRVNLGLLRKQPWFSRYHLTPPDAERHPGYFVVILSRFPIEKWQTYPFEDSPYQRELLTAEIKFNLAPKTRKFVIATTHLEHSGRFSKLREKHLKETVKMLSTLENVCVMGDMNLERQFDGDVVLPVQWIDAWLAIPGHTDSNGYTWDERRNPFIVRERESTLKDRLDRVFCKLSGFKVKEVTVVDDRMTKSGVLPSDHFGIFTVLEASKKTSYNKKNSQAEKGVYFKRP
- the LOC131769267 gene encoding bis(5'-adenosyl)-triphosphatase enpp4-like → MLAERLLFVYLTWHICFVSSTAASNSTVILIALDGFRWDFMSKASTPNLDFIAGGGVKAKYVENVFPTVAMPNLYTIVTGLYPESHGIIANEMFDPDFNATFLRSNNETRWWDGAEPIWVSNQKQGFKSALSYWPGYDVNIGGYLPSFSSDDAKYSKPFVSKDNLMSEKERIDLVMKWLTMKAPPNFIAMYFAEPGRTGHTYGPDSPKTANAIEKTDTAVVGYLVEKLRKANLLDKVNVIFTSDHGLAKYNTSYFVNFDDIVNASSYELWAGNGAFLTLEPHSGQERYVYDKLKEGERNLDRFKVYRKEHVPEKLHFKKNRRIGSVLVLMKKGWYARSSKMSTNLTEGMIKGGQGYSTEHEDMYPFLIARGPAFKKNFSSDSFKLLDIYPMICEILGIKPAPNNGSMARVKQLFGEPFATPTTTRETTESSTSKQKDGNNIVKIVGFATVGFAVVVFLVASILLTVRWCKRDKESKKTWMESEETPAIQAEETQALQEDHDEGVTV